In the Prosthecobacter dejongeii genome, one interval contains:
- a CDS encoding LptF/LptG family permease, which translates to MVVRIFDRYLGKQVLSATLMGVLLLSGVMVLGNVYKKLDELLGDTQLPLGFVLEFVALIIPFSLIFTIPWAFLTGILLVFGRLSADNELVSLRMTGWSMSRICAAVFVLAFGLSSVCYWVNVSVSPMAKDRIKRMFFEVALDNPAALFQEGRVLDKVPGFRIHTGKRDGNVLKDLEIVEVEGRLPQRVIHAQQATLQMQPGVLDFIMQLEGAEIENITYTEDKKVDKIEFVNAGKMAMLFPLSRLKEDTVKVNASMKSTSILWGEVRSWMDGVTGKKMDEKEHSKSLTELSKRYSFSLACVTFALVGIPLGVTAQRRETSTGFALSLITATLYLVFIILADTLNSKPAAMPHLIMWAPNVLFMGIGGWLFYRLSRR; encoded by the coding sequence ATGGTGGTGCGAATATTTGACCGTTATCTGGGTAAGCAGGTTCTCTCAGCGACGCTGATGGGCGTCCTGCTGCTCAGTGGCGTGATGGTGCTGGGTAACGTTTACAAGAAGCTTGACGAACTCCTGGGGGATACACAACTGCCCCTAGGCTTTGTCTTGGAGTTCGTCGCCCTCATCATTCCGTTCTCGCTGATTTTTACTATTCCGTGGGCCTTTCTGACGGGCATCTTGCTCGTGTTTGGACGGCTCTCAGCGGACAATGAATTGGTTTCGCTACGGATGACCGGCTGGTCCATGTCTCGGATCTGTGCCGCCGTGTTTGTTTTAGCCTTTGGGCTATCCAGCGTTTGTTACTGGGTGAACGTCAGCGTCTCGCCCATGGCGAAGGATCGTATCAAGCGGATGTTCTTTGAAGTGGCCTTGGATAATCCTGCCGCTCTTTTCCAGGAAGGCCGTGTTCTGGATAAAGTGCCAGGTTTCCGCATCCATACAGGAAAACGGGACGGGAATGTGTTGAAGGATTTGGAAATTGTCGAAGTGGAAGGACGGCTGCCTCAGCGTGTGATCCATGCTCAACAAGCCACCCTACAGATGCAGCCTGGAGTGCTGGATTTCATCATGCAACTGGAAGGAGCAGAGATCGAAAACATCACCTACACCGAAGATAAAAAGGTGGATAAGATTGAGTTCGTCAATGCAGGCAAGATGGCCATGCTTTTTCCACTCTCGCGGCTCAAAGAGGATACCGTCAAAGTGAATGCTAGCATGAAGTCCACCAGCATCCTATGGGGGGAAGTGCGTAGCTGGATGGATGGGGTGACGGGCAAAAAAATGGATGAGAAAGAACATAGCAAGTCTCTGACAGAGCTGAGCAAAAGGTACAGTTTTTCTCTTGCCTGCGTAACGTTTGCCTTGGTCGGCATTCCGCTGGGTGTTACGGCGCAACGCCGAGAAACGTCCACAGGCTTTGCCCTCAGTCTCATCACCGCGACACTCTACCTGGTCTTCATCATCCTCGCAGACACCTTGAATAGTAAACCTGCGGCCATGCCACACCTCATCATGTGGGCACCGAATGTTCTTTTTATGGGCATTGGGGGATGGCTTTTTTACCGTTTGAGCCGTCGCTAG
- a CDS encoding DUF1501 domain-containing protein: protein MDTLPFSRRQMLQATSSGIGWLAFAALAQGGSQSRLPVPHFPARAKRVIFLTMRGGPSHVDLFDHKPELMRHSGQAASLGKAAHGARLLGPIHPLHQHGQSGLWISSQYPQLASHADDLCIINSMHTDLPNHAQAFGQMHTGSFQFVRPSLGAWTLYGLGSENENLPGCITLNPPADNGGSQNYGSAFLPPICQGTKMGGSQLPELYAALLKKDETPGPAMKNIANSQVSPQLQRAQLDLIRGLNQHKLEHEIHHPEIEGAIQSFELAFRMQSEVPEVLDISREPESTRKLYGIGKGKDQFARQCLLARRLAEAGVRFIEIASPTHWDHHNLLKDNLAKSCTATDRPIAALLTDLKARGMLKDTLVVWAGEFGRTPYAQGTDGRDHNHQGYSIWMAGGGVKGGHTYGATDEIGYKAVQNPMHIHDWHATILHLLGLDHSRLTYRYGGRDFRLTNVSGKVAEGVVS from the coding sequence ATGGACACATTGCCCTTCTCTCGCCGTCAGATGTTGCAGGCCACCTCTTCAGGGATTGGCTGGCTGGCTTTTGCAGCCCTAGCACAAGGAGGCAGCCAAAGTCGGCTGCCAGTGCCACATTTCCCGGCACGAGCCAAACGGGTGATCTTTCTAACGATGCGTGGAGGACCATCCCACGTGGATCTGTTTGATCACAAGCCTGAACTTATGCGCCACAGCGGCCAGGCTGCCAGCCTGGGAAAAGCCGCCCATGGTGCTAGGCTACTGGGGCCCATTCATCCTCTTCATCAGCACGGTCAATCGGGACTGTGGATCTCCAGCCAATATCCACAGTTGGCCAGCCATGCAGATGATCTCTGCATCATCAATTCGATGCACACCGATCTGCCAAATCATGCACAGGCCTTTGGCCAAATGCATACAGGTAGCTTTCAGTTTGTGCGACCTTCACTGGGAGCTTGGACTCTGTATGGTTTGGGTAGTGAAAACGAAAACCTACCCGGCTGCATCACCCTAAATCCACCAGCCGATAACGGAGGTTCCCAAAACTACGGCAGTGCCTTCTTACCGCCCATCTGCCAAGGAACGAAAATGGGTGGAAGCCAGTTGCCAGAGCTCTATGCAGCTTTACTCAAGAAAGACGAGACCCCTGGACCAGCGATGAAAAACATCGCCAATTCTCAAGTTTCACCACAACTACAGCGTGCACAGTTAGACCTGATTCGCGGCCTCAATCAGCACAAACTAGAACACGAAATACACCACCCAGAAATCGAAGGAGCCATTCAATCCTTTGAACTGGCCTTTCGCATGCAAAGCGAAGTTCCTGAAGTGTTGGACATTAGCCGTGAACCGGAATCCACACGCAAGCTCTACGGCATTGGGAAAGGCAAGGACCAGTTTGCCCGCCAATGCCTATTAGCTCGTCGTCTCGCCGAAGCAGGAGTGCGCTTCATCGAGATTGCCTCGCCCACCCATTGGGATCACCACAACCTTCTCAAGGATAACCTTGCAAAAAGTTGCACTGCTACGGATCGCCCCATCGCTGCTTTACTAACGGATCTCAAAGCCCGTGGCATGCTCAAAGACACCCTCGTTGTCTGGGCTGGTGAGTTTGGCCGCACACCGTATGCACAGGGAACCGATGGGCGTGACCACAATCATCAAGGTTATTCCATTTGGATGGCTGGTGGTGGGGTTAAAGGAGGGCATACCTATGGAGCCACAGATGAGATCGGCTATAAAGCCGTGCAGAATCCCATGCATATTCATGATTGGCATGCTACTATACTGCATCTCTTAGGGCTTGATCACTCTCGCCTCACCTACCGCTATGGTGGCCGCGACTTTCGCCTAACCAACGTTTCTGGAAAAGTAGCTGAAGGTGTCGTGAGCTAA
- a CDS encoding sulfatase, whose protein sequence is MLLRFLFTLAIAFSLTSQAQDRPPNIIFILIDDMGWTDLGCYGSKYYETPHLDQLAKDGMRFTQAYSACTVCSPTRAAILTGKSPARLHVTDWIAGHNRPNARLSIPEWTKHLPEDEETLAERLKTRGYATASIGKWHLGGTDHYPEKHGFDVNIGGTDAGSPPSYFSPYKIATLPDGPQGEFLTDRLTTEAIGFIEKHKDQPFFIYLPHYAVHTPIMGKPDVVAKYQAKKADGGHSNPVYAALVESVDDGVGRMRETLKKLDLSENTLFVFTSDNGGLSHMVGAQGWKPGPTDNSPSRLGKGGPYDGGVHIPLIIAWPGTIEPGTINDSPVISYDHVPTLLEATGTPLKEGQVVDGESLMPLLTQKDILKREAIYWHYPHYHPGSATPYSAIRAGDWKLIEFFEDQHVELYNLRRDVGEADNVAAAEPDIAQKMQKQLSDWRTQVGAQLPVANEKYDPERAWESDRKKKRVN, encoded by the coding sequence ATGCTGCTTAGATTTCTTTTCACACTGGCGATTGCCTTTTCACTCACGAGTCAGGCGCAAGATCGCCCCCCCAACATCATCTTCATTTTGATTGATGACATGGGCTGGACGGATCTAGGCTGCTACGGCAGCAAATACTACGAGACGCCTCACCTAGACCAGTTGGCCAAGGATGGTATGCGTTTTACCCAAGCCTATTCCGCGTGTACAGTCTGCTCTCCCACCCGGGCGGCCATCCTTACCGGCAAGTCCCCTGCCCGTCTGCATGTTACAGACTGGATCGCCGGACATAATCGCCCCAATGCTCGCCTCAGCATTCCCGAATGGACCAAACATCTGCCTGAGGACGAAGAAACCCTGGCTGAGCGCTTAAAAACACGAGGTTACGCCACCGCAAGCATCGGCAAATGGCATCTAGGCGGCACCGACCACTACCCCGAAAAACATGGGTTTGACGTTAATATCGGCGGCACCGATGCAGGTTCTCCGCCCAGTTATTTCTCTCCTTACAAGATCGCCACTTTGCCGGACGGGCCCCAAGGCGAATTTTTGACTGACCGCCTCACCACCGAAGCCATTGGGTTTATTGAAAAGCATAAAGACCAGCCGTTTTTCATTTATTTACCCCATTACGCTGTTCATACACCGATCATGGGCAAGCCCGACGTCGTGGCCAAGTATCAGGCCAAAAAAGCCGACGGCGGTCACAGCAATCCCGTTTATGCAGCCCTGGTGGAAAGCGTGGACGATGGTGTGGGTCGCATGCGGGAAACATTAAAGAAACTCGACCTGAGCGAGAACACTCTTTTTGTCTTCACTAGTGACAATGGAGGGCTGAGCCACATGGTCGGGGCCCAGGGGTGGAAACCAGGGCCTACGGACAACAGTCCTTCCCGCTTAGGCAAAGGAGGCCCCTACGATGGCGGGGTACACATCCCACTCATCATTGCATGGCCGGGCACCATCGAACCTGGAACCATCAATGATTCTCCTGTGATCAGCTATGACCACGTCCCCACCCTTCTTGAGGCGACTGGTACGCCGTTGAAAGAAGGCCAAGTGGTGGATGGTGAATCATTGATGCCGCTACTCACTCAGAAGGACATTCTTAAACGGGAGGCCATTTACTGGCACTACCCGCATTATCATCCTGGCAGCGCCACACCTTACAGCGCCATCCGCGCCGGCGACTGGAAGCTCATCGAATTCTTCGAAGACCAGCACGTCGAGCTCTATAACCTCCGTCGCGATGTCGGCGAGGCTGACAATGTGGCCGCTGCAGAACCAGACATCGCGCAGAAGATGCAAAAACAACTCAGCGATTGGCGCACTCAGGTGGGAGCCCAACTCCCCGTCGCGAACGAGAAATATGATCCCGAACGCGCTTGGGAATCCGACCGCAAAAAGAAGCGCGTCAACTAA
- a CDS encoding substrate-binding domain-containing protein, protein MQTQLEEPRKVVFLSAHGDRAFETGQRNLLARLMANEPFYQLQTLDAGVSPNTQLQQFRDAVASQPYAIILDPLNAELLETEVKAALARGVWVIGLGETSVSLGCTSALVADQKKVGQLAGELVINALTAKASAAGQTEVSGRVIEIRGDDENGVCQQRHEGFEAALKAVPGIILVHDAPGLWSIAGGRERTQDALRLQQSFDIVYAHNDLMALGAASALQDRREDVMIIGTDAFRGREGGLTLVGDGEIDATVYQSLLVDFAWVILKKRAETAEFKPQPRYEMPMRSILPKDVDDIRWNGWPKYPEF, encoded by the coding sequence GTGCAAACACAGCTGGAGGAACCTCGCAAAGTGGTCTTCCTCTCGGCGCATGGCGATCGTGCCTTTGAAACAGGGCAGCGCAATCTCTTGGCACGCTTGATGGCTAATGAGCCCTTTTATCAACTGCAAACTTTGGATGCAGGAGTCAGCCCAAACACTCAGCTCCAGCAGTTTCGAGATGCTGTGGCGAGTCAGCCTTATGCAATCATCTTGGATCCACTGAACGCCGAGCTCCTCGAAACCGAAGTGAAGGCAGCGCTGGCGCGAGGGGTTTGGGTGATCGGGCTTGGGGAAACCAGTGTGTCTTTGGGCTGCACGTCCGCGTTAGTGGCCGACCAGAAAAAAGTGGGGCAACTGGCGGGTGAATTGGTCATCAATGCTTTAACGGCAAAAGCTAGTGCCGCTGGGCAAACGGAGGTCTCCGGGCGAGTGATCGAGATCCGAGGGGATGATGAAAATGGCGTCTGTCAGCAACGACACGAAGGTTTTGAAGCCGCACTAAAAGCTGTGCCTGGCATCATTCTGGTGCATGACGCACCAGGTTTATGGAGCATTGCCGGAGGGCGCGAACGCACCCAAGATGCGTTGCGTTTGCAGCAAAGTTTCGACATTGTTTACGCTCACAATGACCTGATGGCCTTGGGGGCTGCATCGGCGCTTCAAGATCGCCGAGAGGATGTGATGATCATCGGCACGGATGCTTTTCGTGGCCGTGAAGGGGGCCTGACCTTGGTCGGCGACGGTGAAATTGACGCGACGGTTTATCAGTCACTTCTGGTGGATTTCGCCTGGGTGATTTTAAAAAAGCGAGCTGAAACAGCTGAGTTTAAACCTCAGCCGCGATACGAAATGCCCATGCGTTCCATTTTGCCCAAGGATGTGGACGACATCCGCTGGAATGGATGGCCCAAATACCCGGAGTTTTGA
- a CDS encoding DUF5989 family protein yields MKRTQIIRQFLSFLVQSGKWWLMPLVLMLLLLGTVLVFAKGSAIAPFIYSLF; encoded by the coding sequence ATGAAACGCACCCAAATCATTCGCCAATTTCTGTCGTTCCTGGTTCAGTCCGGCAAGTGGTGGTTGATGCCTTTGGTCTTGATGCTTTTGCTGTTGGGTACGGTTCTGGTCTTTGCGAAAGGCAGTGCGATTGCCCCCTTTATTTACAGCCTCTTTTAG
- a CDS encoding SxtJ family membrane protein, giving the protein MVRQNIILQELREVEQSPRAWRAFGWVMAAALVVLAGISFWKHGQITLWTLGLGSTAVAFALTGLILPRLLKELHLSWMFISLCLGWVMSRVILILLFVLVVIPTHVAGRVFNLSFMQMRSGAEKDSLWVKRKPRERRHHEKLF; this is encoded by the coding sequence ATGGTTAGACAAAACATCATTCTTCAAGAACTACGCGAAGTGGAGCAGTCGCCACGCGCTTGGCGTGCTTTTGGTTGGGTCATGGCGGCGGCATTGGTAGTTCTGGCGGGAATCTCTTTTTGGAAACACGGCCAGATAACTCTCTGGACACTGGGCTTAGGCAGTACTGCGGTTGCATTTGCCTTGACGGGGCTGATCCTCCCAAGATTGCTCAAGGAGCTTCATCTGAGCTGGATGTTTATATCGCTTTGTTTGGGGTGGGTCATGTCGCGAGTGATCTTGATCCTGCTCTTTGTCTTGGTGGTGATCCCGACTCATGTGGCGGGGAGGGTATTTAACTTATCTTTTATGCAGATGCGTTCAGGTGCTGAAAAGGATAGCCTATGGGTGAAGCGGAAACCCCGTGAGAGAAGGCATCACGAAAAGTTATTTTAA
- a CDS encoding NAD(+)/NADH kinase — protein MPQRIALFGGSFNPPGLHHRVIAQRLAREFDQVRIIPCGPRPDKPVTGSIPAVYRAALADLTFGDLPGVIVDLFDLEQATFTRNHALQTRFENEGEIWHVVGGDLVSGGATGKSLIQRTWAEGEYLWNHAHFAVLTRPGYSLNKADLPPQSIVFEIEEHGSSTLIRDHLSHGQPVLGLLNARAQAYIERYGLYRAPNPGNWARQSLNGKTYSIEADPHNTKAQQWLAEIGPGTNDKPDFITVLGGDGAMLRCIRENWRERRPFFGINAGHLGFLMNAPEQVLGCPFPPSDVILRQMPMLYIEVEDKAGTIHKSYGFNDAWLERATSQSAWLQIIVNGVERIPKLVSDGALVATAAGSTAYARSMGASPLLADTPAWLLVGSNVMEPAHWRSALLSVDTTVEIRSLSPDHRPVEAFVDGLSLGEIVTFRARLSRAASAEIAFCASHDMADKIAAIQFHKDSAA, from the coding sequence ATGCCCCAGCGCATTGCCCTCTTTGGAGGCAGCTTCAATCCCCCTGGCCTGCATCACCGCGTCATCGCTCAGCGATTGGCGCGGGAGTTTGATCAGGTGCGTATCATTCCGTGTGGCCCTCGGCCTGACAAACCCGTAACGGGTTCCATCCCGGCCGTTTATCGCGCCGCCCTTGCAGATCTGACTTTTGGTGATCTGCCAGGTGTTATCGTGGATTTGTTCGATCTTGAACAAGCTACTTTTACCCGCAATCACGCACTGCAAACTCGTTTTGAAAACGAAGGTGAAATTTGGCATGTCGTGGGTGGAGATCTCGTTTCTGGCGGTGCGACAGGCAAGTCATTGATCCAGCGTACTTGGGCAGAGGGCGAGTACCTTTGGAATCACGCTCACTTTGCGGTTCTCACTCGCCCAGGTTACAGCCTCAACAAAGCCGATCTTCCCCCTCAATCCATCGTCTTCGAAATCGAAGAACATGGTTCAAGCACGCTGATTCGTGATCATCTCAGCCACGGGCAGCCCGTCCTTGGGCTCCTCAATGCACGTGCCCAAGCTTACATTGAACGTTACGGTCTGTATCGTGCCCCCAATCCAGGCAACTGGGCCCGTCAAAGTCTCAATGGCAAGACTTACTCTATCGAAGCCGATCCCCACAATACCAAGGCCCAGCAATGGCTTGCAGAGATCGGCCCAGGAACAAATGATAAGCCTGATTTCATCACCGTGCTCGGCGGCGACGGGGCCATGCTGCGCTGCATTCGTGAAAATTGGCGTGAACGCCGCCCATTTTTTGGAATCAATGCAGGCCACCTCGGCTTCTTGATGAATGCGCCAGAACAAGTCCTCGGCTGCCCATTTCCGCCTTCCGATGTCATTCTGCGCCAGATGCCTATGCTCTATATTGAAGTGGAGGACAAGGCGGGCACGATTCACAAATCGTACGGCTTTAACGATGCCTGGCTGGAGCGAGCTACCAGTCAAAGTGCTTGGCTACAAATCATCGTTAATGGGGTCGAGCGTATTCCAAAACTCGTCAGTGATGGTGCCCTCGTCGCCACTGCGGCAGGCTCCACCGCCTATGCCCGGAGCATGGGGGCCAGCCCCTTGCTAGCAGATACCCCCGCGTGGTTGCTGGTCGGGTCCAATGTCATGGAACCGGCCCACTGGCGTAGCGCGCTTCTTTCCGTAGATACCACGGTTGAGATTCGTAGCCTTAGCCCCGACCACCGTCCGGTTGAAGCTTTTGTGGATGGACTTAGCCTGGGGGAAATCGTTACCTTTCGTGCACGCCTCAGCCGTGCTGCCAGTGCAGAAATCGCCTTCTGTGCCAGCCACGACATGGCCGATAAAATCGCCGCCATTCAGTTCCACAAAGACAGCGCAGCATGA
- a CDS encoding putative ABC transporter permease subunit encodes MSSASATLLLARVHGQMLRHRVQHGLSENRLLVLTIGCFLALYCVAAYVLVSRGLEFISRMPLFGPLLLERLIYILFFFFFVMLVISNATITGMGLFRRKDMDWQVALPLPYRSLVLWKTLEGMALASWGLLVLSAPILVALGRIYDAGPSFYILGAPALLCLVTIAANLSSWILLILVRHARPWWWKPIAALGIYIVLTTIYSFFSKADLESINGNDIVSSLHGVLQHTEICMHPLLPSSWVAEVIFASGRGLYPQATFFSFALLANALFALTLTAKLGSHLFYPAWHRVMSAVPMTRAQAAEEAWFKQPEKLRERSVIARVWGLKRAEHAAILKDIRTFLREPTQWGQSLLIFGLLLMYTSNLRRLGYDLQSPFWIIVISHLNLLVCCLALSTLTTRFIFPQFSMEGQRLWILGLSPLSLQRVLSLKLRLSAGIMGLLTTLLVFTSSLSLSLPWQRTVFFCAAVLMMSYALNALALSLGALLPNFREPNPARIISGFGGTLCLISSFLYILFSATALALPEALRWKAQAAGLPMSPRMILIQDLSGLGAVLFLSLVFGAIPYWMAKKRTKSLDYLKKL; translated from the coding sequence ATGTCATCTGCCTCCGCCACGCTCTTGCTGGCCCGCGTCCACGGGCAGATGCTCCGGCATCGCGTGCAGCATGGGCTTTCCGAAAACCGGCTACTGGTTCTCACGATCGGCTGTTTTCTGGCGCTTTACTGCGTGGCTGCTTACGTATTGGTTTCTCGCGGGCTAGAATTCATCAGCCGCATGCCACTTTTCGGCCCCCTGTTGTTGGAGCGGCTCATCTACATCTTGTTCTTTTTCTTTTTTGTCATGCTGGTGATCTCGAACGCCACCATCACAGGCATGGGTCTATTCCGAAGAAAAGACATGGATTGGCAAGTAGCCTTGCCCTTGCCTTATCGCAGTTTAGTTCTGTGGAAAACACTGGAAGGCATGGCACTGGCCAGTTGGGGATTATTGGTACTTAGCGCTCCCATTTTGGTCGCCTTGGGCCGTATCTACGATGCCGGCCCATCCTTTTACATCCTGGGAGCCCCTGCCCTACTTTGCCTCGTTACCATTGCGGCCAATCTCTCTTCCTGGATTCTTCTCATCCTCGTGCGCCATGCTCGCCCCTGGTGGTGGAAGCCCATCGCAGCCTTGGGGATCTACATCGTCCTGACCACCATCTACAGTTTTTTTTCCAAAGCAGATTTGGAATCCATCAATGGTAATGACATCGTCTCTAGCCTGCATGGGGTGCTGCAACATACGGAAATCTGCATGCATCCTCTGCTACCTAGCTCATGGGTCGCAGAGGTCATTTTTGCTTCAGGTCGTGGTCTATATCCTCAGGCTACTTTTTTCAGTTTTGCCTTGCTTGCCAATGCCCTCTTCGCGCTCACTCTCACCGCCAAATTAGGCAGTCACCTTTTTTACCCAGCCTGGCACCGTGTCATGTCTGCCGTTCCCATGACGCGAGCACAAGCTGCTGAAGAGGCCTGGTTTAAACAACCAGAAAAACTAAGGGAACGCAGTGTAATCGCGCGGGTTTGGGGTCTAAAACGGGCCGAGCATGCAGCCATCCTCAAAGACATCCGCACCTTTTTACGCGAACCCACTCAGTGGGGGCAGAGCCTCCTCATCTTCGGTCTGCTGCTCATGTATACGTCCAATCTGCGGCGGCTGGGGTATGACCTCCAAAGTCCCTTTTGGATCATCGTCATCAGTCATTTAAATCTCCTCGTCTGCTGCCTCGCGCTCTCCACCCTGACCACACGCTTCATCTTTCCCCAGTTTAGTATGGAGGGGCAGCGCCTCTGGATTTTGGGTCTTTCCCCCTTGTCTTTACAAAGAGTGCTAAGCCTCAAACTCCGGCTCAGTGCAGGCATCATGGGCTTGCTGACCACCCTTCTCGTTTTTACTTCCAGCCTCTCTCTCTCACTTCCCTGGCAACGTACGGTGTTCTTCTGTGCAGCGGTTTTGATGATGAGTTATGCACTGAATGCCTTAGCCCTGTCTCTAGGAGCTCTTTTACCTAACTTTCGTGAGCCAAATCCCGCTCGCATCATTTCGGGATTTGGCGGTACACTCTGCCTCATCAGCAGTTTTTTATACATTCTCTTCAGTGCCACCGCTCTAGCCCTTCCAGAAGCGCTCCGTTGGAAAGCCCAGGCAGCAGGGCTTCCCATGTCTCCCCGCATGATCCTCATCCAGGATCTCTCCGGTTTGGGGGCCGTCCTCTTCCTATCGCTCGTTTTTGGGGCCATTCCTTACTGGATGGCGAAAAAGCGCACGAAAAGTCTAGATTATTTAAAAAAGCTGTAA
- a CDS encoding carbamoyltransferase family protein: MRILGLSAYFHDSAACLIEDGEVVAAAQEERFSRKKHDEKFPRHAVDFCLKQAGVTMQQVDHVAYYEKPFLKFERILETHLAFAPKGLKSFMMAMPSWLSQKLWLPQVIADELGWDGRVLFAEHHESHAASAFFPSPFERAAILTLDGVGEWATASYGVGRGNQVEILHEMRFPHSLGLLYSAFTYFTGFKVNSGEYKLMGLAPYGEPRFVQTILDHVISLKADGSFAMNLEYFDYAAGLKMTSSKMNSLLGGPPRQPESALTQREMDIARSIQVVTEEIVLRMARHVRQETGEKYLCLAGGVALNCVANGRLLREGIFNDLYIQPASGDAGGALGAALAIQHHFLDQPRAFKTTGNWQRGSYLGSEYGPEEVRQALIPLGAKMSCCASMSEMATKTAKLIAEGKVVGWFQGRMEFGPRALGARSILGDPRVADMQRRLNVKIKFREGFRPFAPAILSGREAEWFDLDRPSPYMLLVAPVAKKHRLLVCEADEVALSGLHKLRLPRSTIAAVTHVDGSARVQSVDAETHPAFHELIQRFDELTGCPMVVNTSFNLRGEPMVESPAQAYTCFMRTDMDVLVIGPWLLLKEEQPAWAEKENWREQFQPD; this comes from the coding sequence ATGCGTATCCTTGGCCTTTCAGCCTACTTCCATGACTCCGCCGCCTGCCTGATTGAAGATGGCGAGGTCGTAGCCGCCGCGCAGGAGGAGCGTTTCAGCCGGAAAAAACATGATGAGAAGTTCCCTCGTCACGCCGTGGATTTTTGTCTGAAACAGGCGGGTGTCACCATGCAGCAGGTGGATCATGTAGCCTACTACGAGAAGCCCTTTTTGAAGTTTGAGCGCATTCTGGAAACTCACCTCGCCTTTGCCCCGAAGGGGTTGAAAAGCTTCATGATGGCGATGCCGAGTTGGTTGAGTCAAAAACTTTGGCTACCGCAGGTTATTGCGGACGAATTGGGCTGGGACGGGCGCGTGCTGTTTGCAGAGCATCATGAGTCGCATGCAGCATCAGCCTTTTTCCCTTCTCCCTTTGAACGTGCTGCCATACTTACTCTGGATGGCGTGGGAGAATGGGCGACGGCTTCATACGGTGTGGGCCGTGGAAATCAGGTGGAGATCCTTCATGAAATGCGCTTTCCGCACTCGTTAGGATTGCTCTATTCGGCCTTCACTTACTTCACAGGCTTTAAAGTGAATTCGGGCGAGTATAAGCTGATGGGTTTGGCCCCATACGGTGAGCCACGGTTTGTGCAGACGATCCTAGATCATGTCATTTCGCTGAAGGCGGATGGCTCCTTTGCCATGAATCTGGAGTACTTCGACTATGCGGCAGGGCTGAAAATGACGAGTTCCAAGATGAATTCGTTGTTAGGCGGCCCCCCACGCCAGCCAGAGTCGGCTTTGACCCAGCGTGAAATGGATATTGCCAGATCCATTCAGGTGGTGACGGAGGAGATCGTACTTCGCATGGCCCGTCATGTGCGCCAGGAAACGGGAGAAAAGTACCTCTGCTTAGCCGGGGGCGTGGCATTGAACTGCGTGGCCAATGGCCGACTTTTGAGAGAGGGGATCTTTAATGATCTATACATCCAACCGGCCTCTGGGGATGCAGGGGGGGCTTTAGGTGCAGCGCTGGCGATTCAGCATCACTTCCTGGATCAACCCCGGGCTTTTAAAACCACAGGAAACTGGCAGCGCGGAAGCTACCTAGGCAGTGAGTATGGGCCTGAGGAAGTGAGGCAAGCTTTAATCCCTCTGGGGGCTAAGATGAGCTGCTGCGCTTCCATGTCTGAAATGGCGACGAAGACTGCTAAATTGATCGCAGAAGGGAAGGTCGTTGGCTGGTTTCAGGGACGGATGGAATTCGGTCCACGTGCGCTAGGAGCGCGTTCCATTTTGGGTGATCCACGTGTGGCAGATATGCAGCGCAGGCTGAACGTAAAGATCAAGTTTCGTGAGGGCTTTCGTCCTTTCGCGCCGGCCATTTTATCCGGGCGTGAGGCGGAGTGGTTTGACCTGGATCGCCCGAGTCCCTACATGCTGCTAGTGGCTCCAGTGGCAAAAAAGCATCGTTTGTTAGTCTGTGAGGCCGATGAGGTGGCCCTGTCCGGCTTGCATAAGCTGCGTTTACCTCGCTCTACAATCGCCGCCGTGACGCATGTGGATGGCTCTGCCCGCGTCCAGAGTGTGGATGCTGAAACGCATCCTGCGTTTCATGAGTTGATCCAGCGTTTCGATGAATTGACGGGATGTCCGATGGTGGTGAATACTTCCTTCAATCTACGTGGGGAACCGATGGTAGAGTCTCCTGCCCAGGCTTACACCTGTTTTATGCGGACCGATATGGACGTCTTGGTTATCGGCCCTTGGTTACTGCTCAAGGAAGAGCAACCCGCTTGGGCAGAAAAGGAAAACTGGAGGGAGCAATTCCAGCCTGACTGA